A segment of the Agrobacterium tumefaciens genome:
CGTTCAGCCAGCTTGCGGTATTCTTCGCGAGCTTCTTCTTCGGTGGTGTCTTCGTCAGCAAAAGTCTTGCCGGACTGTGCGAGATCGGTGTTGATCTGGCGCCAGATGTTGTCGAACTCGGCGTCTACGAGACCAGCCGGCGTGTCGAACTTGTACATTTCGTCGAGCTGGTCGAGGATCTGACGCTTGACCTTCTGGCGGGTGACGTTGCCGTACTGGCTTTCGATCTGACCCTTTACGATTTCCTTGAGCTTTTCAGCAGACTCGAGGCCAAGCTTGGAAGCAAGTTCGTCGTTGATTTCAACGGCGCCAGCAGCAGCAACTTCCTTGACGGTGATGTCGAAGGCAGCTTCCTTGCCAGCAAGGTTTGCAGCCGGGTAATCAGCCGGGAACGTTACGGTGATGGTCTTTTCGTCGCCAGCCTTGACGCCAACGAGCTGGTCTTCGAAGCCAGGAATGAAACGGCCCGAACCGAGAACCAGTTCTGCGTCTTCAGCAGCGCCACCGTCAAAAGCAACGCCGTCGACCTTGCCGAGGTAGTTCATGGTGACGCGGTCGCCTTCAGCGGCCTTGCCCTTCTTGGTTTCGTAGGTACGTGCGCTTTCAGCGATCTTGAGGATCTGCTCGTTGATTTCTTCTTCGGAGACTTCAACAACTTCGCGGGTAACCTTGATGCCGTCGTTGGCCTTCAGTTCAATCGCAGGAATGATTTCGTAAGCCAGCGTGAATTCGAAATCGGCTTCGCCTGCAATGATCTTGTCGGCTTCTTTTTCGTCTTCGGTCATGGCGATTGCCGGCTGCGTTGCAGACTTTTCACCACGGCTGGAGAGAATTTCAGTCGGCTTCTCGCGAACCAGTTCGTTGACGAGCTCGACCATGATCGACTTGCCGTACATCTTCTTCAGGTGGCCAACCGGTACCTTGCCCGGACGGAAACCGTTGATGCGAACCTTGTCCTTGGCGTCAACCAGGCGCTCATCCAGACGAGCCTTCATGTCGGCAGCCGGGATAACGACCTTGAGTTCGCGCTTCAGCCCTTCAGAGAGCGTTTCGATAACCTGCATTTTCTCAAACCTTCACAATCATGGCGGCGGTGCTCAGACAGCCGTTGGTTTACTTTCGAGCACTGCGCCGGAAACATGGATACCGGCCGTGACTTCAATTCTCATTGCACAAACAGCGCCGGACACCTGATATGTGCTTGGGTTCGGGAAATAATGAGCGGCATCTCGCGAACCGTCAGACCTCCCGCGCAGCAAAATGCGCCGGACCGGACCTGACGCCCCGCCCTGCTCGACCGAAACCGGATGTCCTGAAAGACATCACGCCGTTCCAGCCTGCATCTCGCCGACCCATGCCTATACCGGCATACTCTGGCGCAAGCGTGGCACCGCCAAGCTTTGCTTGTGGTGCGGGTAGAGAGACTCGAACTCCCACGCCGAAGCGTTGGTACCTAAAACCAATGCGTCTACCAATTCCGCCATACCCGCACGTTGGGCGGCGGTATGTCACAATGTTCAGGAAGGGTCAAGCGCGGGTTTCCGGCCTCATCCGTTTCCAACGAATTTTCCCGCCCGGACGAGCCGACTTAACGTCCAAAAGCCCGCAAATGATGGCTATCACCCCAAAAGGCCAACTACGCGAAGTTCGCAACACTATATATAAGGAGCGCGCTTAAACCAGGGAAATGGTGCATGACGCTCGCAACACGTCAGTGGCATCGCGGGAATCATGTCGCCTCGGACCCGCCCCCTTCCGAAAAACATACCGATTTTTAACCCTCTCCCGCGACGGGACCGTCAGGTGATTGGCTAGCAGCCGGCCCAAACCACCACGATCGGCTGAAAGCCTCAATTTTGGTCACAAATTGAGCACGGAAATGCCTGAAACGGCCGAATACGCCCACTGCCTTGCAAATGGTGCATAGGTGGCATCTTGCTTTGTCTGTTTTTGTTTCGATTAAAACGATTATATCTACGGCCATACAAGAGATCGAAGTTCAGCGCAGGCCACATCCTCCCAAGACGGGCCGCG
Coding sequences within it:
- a CDS encoding trigger factor — translated: MQVIETLSEGLKRELKVVIPAADMKARLDERLVDAKDKVRINGFRPGKVPVGHLKKMYGKSIMVELVNELVREKPTEILSSRGEKSATQPAIAMTEDEKEADKIIAGEADFEFTLAYEIIPAIELKANDGIKVTREVVEVSEEEINEQILKIAESARTYETKKGKAAEGDRVTMNYLGKVDGVAFDGGAAEDAELVLGSGRFIPGFEDQLVGVKAGDEKTITVTFPADYPAANLAGKEAAFDITVKEVAAAGAVEINDELASKLGLESAEKLKEIVKGQIESQYGNVTRQKVKRQILDQLDEMYKFDTPAGLVDAEFDNIWRQINTDLAQSGKTFADEDTTEEEAREEYRKLAERRVRLGLVLSEIGEKAGVEVTEEEMQRALFQQLQQFPGQQKEILDFFRNTPGASASLRAPIFEEKVIDKLLGEISVTDKTVSKEELLADDAEEATETKKKAPAKKKAAAKADDAAEGEEAAPKKKAPAKKKAAEGDAE